A part of Capsicum annuum cultivar UCD-10X-F1 chromosome 6, UCD10Xv1.1, whole genome shotgun sequence genomic DNA contains:
- the LOC107874045 gene encoding acyltransferase Pun1-like, producing MDEVLHHSDSRIKDIVTFPQGVPWSLDCMGPPRRALATAQLSHFDCGGIAISVCLSHKVGDEDSGYRFLKDWAALTRDSNNIVLPPYFVQDSILPSPPNLGPLVSRLNAVKASVKSEGIQHLTRNEVVNALVYKYAANAASSSRSHQLVLYLNIRESISPQLPPTSIGNMLTVFSTPIHRGDLKIAKVIANIRKSRDNNTRNKEHNEWVSEILHAYRTGKGTF from the exons ATGGATGAAGTTCTTCATCACTCAGATTCAAGAATTAAGGATATAGTCACATTTCCTCAAGGCGTACCTTGGTCCCTAGATTGTATGGGTCCTCCTCGTCGGGCTTTAGCTACAGCCCAACTTAGCCATTTCGATTGTGGAGGAATAGCAATCAGTGTCTGCTTATCGCACAAGGTGGGAGACGAAGACAGTGGTTATAGATTTTTAAAGGATTGGGCAGCATTAACACGCGATTCAAATAACATTGTACTACCTCCCTACTTTGTCCAGGATTCCATACTACCATCACCGCCTAATCTTGGTCCTCTTGTTTCACGG CTAAATGCCGTCAAAGCCTCAGTTAAATCTGAAGGAATACAACACCTTACGAGGAATGAGGTCGTGAATGCACTTGTTTACAAATATGCTGCTAACGCTGCTTCTTCATCTAGGTCTCATCAATTGGTTCTGTATTTGAATATTCGAGAAAGTATTTCACCTCAGCTACCACCAACCTCCATTGGGAATATGCTAACGGTCTTCTCCACACCAATACATAGAGGAGACCTCAAGATAGCAAAAGTAATTGCTAATATAAGAAAGTCCAGAGATAATAATACACGTAACAAAGAACATAATGAGTGGGTTTCAGAGATATTACATGCATATAGAACGGGAAAAGGGACATTCTAG